One Brassica napus cultivar Da-Ae chromosome A1, Da-Ae, whole genome shotgun sequence genomic region harbors:
- the LOC111200381 gene encoding putative F-box/LRR-repeat protein At4g15060, which produces MDKISQLPDELLLKVLLFLPTKVAASTSILSKRWEFLWMWLPKLAYDDSMDEHNSLLDFITLNMPQHRAPVIESLRLSFSYGYKGSVTREDIRMWVAIAVTRFLHELSLDLTFEVNPTKLPSSLYTCKSLVILKLEEGILVDVPRTTCLPSLKTLLLHGVTYADQKSLHRLLSSCPVLDDLFVKHNGCESEQLKTFSVIVPSLQRLTLKICRGSFFKALVMNTPSLKYFKFTDYTCEHHDFSDTDFDFDFDYNGYSFYSDDMPKLEEMKVDSTYLDTENFVSLITYVKRLSLCIPDQAEKVTCFNPSVDLSLEHPPYFFFIACRLCIVRVLSSASFVV; this is translated from the coding sequence ATGGACAAAATCAGTCAGTTGCCTGATGAATTGCTTTTGAAGGTACTATTGTTTCTTCCAACAAAAGTTGCTGCAAGCACAAGTATTTTATCCAAGCGATGGGAGTTTCTCTGGATGTGGCTGCCTAAACTTGCGTACGACGACTCAATGGATGAACACAATAGTTTACTTGATTTTATCACTCTGAATATGCCACAACATAGAGCTCCAGTCATAGAGAGCTTGCGTCTCAGTTTTAGTTACGGATACAAAGGATCAGTTACACGGGAAGATATCAGAATGTGGGTAGCTATTGCAGTGACTCGCTTCCTTCATGAGTTGAGTCTTGACCTTACTTTTGAAGTCAATCCTACTAAACTGCCGAGTAGTTTGTATACTTGCAAATCGCTTGTGATCTTGAAACTGGAAGAGGGGATTCTCGTTGATGTTCCTCGTACGACTTGTCTCCCTTCCCTGAAAACTTTGCTTCTTCATGGTGTTACTTATGCAGATCAAAAATCTCTTCACCGACTTCTTTCCAGTTGCCCTGTTCTTGACGATTTATTTGTGAAACACAATGGATGTGAAAGTGAACAACTGAAAACATTTAGTGTAATTGTGCCGTCCCTGCAGAGACTAACCCTAAAGATATGTAGAGGATCTTTTTTCAAAGCGCTTGTGATGAACACTccatctttaaaatattttaagtttacgGATTATACTTGTGAACATCATGACTTTAGTGAtactgattttgattttgattttgattataATGGTTACTCCTTCTATTCTGATGATATGCCTAAGTTGGAGGAGATGAAAGTTGATTCGACATACCTTGATACAGAAAACTTTGTTAGTTTAATCACATATGTCAAGCGGCTTTCATTATGCATACCTGACCAAGCCGAAAAGGTAACATGTTTTAATCCATCTGTCGATCTCAGTTTAGAACATcctccatattttttttttattgcgtGCAGGCTTTGTATCGTGAGGGTATTGTCTTCAGCCAGCTTCGTCGTCTGA
- the LOC125602559 gene encoding putative F-box/LRR-repeat protein At4g15060, whose amino-acid sequence MFVLGVCQDMDKISQLPDELLLKVLLFLPTKVAASTSILSTRWEFLWMWLPKLEYDHSMDERKSLSRFINLNMPLHRAPVIESLRLNFSHGYTGSVTPEDVRQWVALAVTRFLRELSLDLTLEVNPTKLPSSLYTCKSLVILELKGSNLVDVHRTSCLPSLKTLILQGVLYADQKSLHKLLSSCPVLEDLFVEQDGCESEHFLEAVSVIVPSLQRLTLKLCRGYFFHRLVINTPSLKYFKIEDYTYEHTNGIDDDDYFFYSDDMPKLEEMEVDSTYLDIQNFVCLITHVKRLSLCLPDQAENVTCFNLYVDLI is encoded by the coding sequence ATGTTCGTGCTTGGAGTTTGCCAAGATATGGACAAAATCAGTCAGTTGCCTGATGAATTGCTTTTGAAGGTACTATTGTTTCTTCCAACAAAAGTTGCTGCAAGCACAAGTATTTTATCCACGCGATGGGAGTTTCTCTGGATGTGGCTGCCTAAACTTGAGTACGATCACTCAATGGATGAACGCAAGAGTTTAAGTCGTTTTATTAATCTGAATATGCCATTGCATAGAGCCCCGGTCATAGAGAGCTTGCGTCTCAATTTTAGTCATGGATACACGGGATCAGTTACACCTGAAGATGTCAGACAGTGGGTAGCTCTTGCCGTAACTCGCTTCCTTCGCGAGTTGAGTCTTGACCTTACTTTGGAAGTCAATCCTACTAAACTGCCGAGTAGTTTGTATACTTGCAAATCGCTCGTGATCTTGGAACTGAAAGGGAGTAATCTAGTTGATGTTCATCGGACGTCTTGTCTCCCTTCCCTGAAAACTTTGATTCTTCAAGGTGTGCTTTACGCAGATCAAAAATCTCTTCACAAACTTCTTTCCAGTTGCCCTGTTCTTGAGGACCTATTTGTGGAACAAGATGGGTGTGAAAGTGAGCATTTTTTAGAAGCAGTGAGTGTAATTGTGCCGTCCCTGCAGAGACTAACCCTAAAGCTATGTAGAGGATATTTTTTTCACCGGCTTGTGATAAACACTCCATCTTTGAAGTATTTCAAAATTGAGGATTATACTTATGAGCATACTAATGgtattgatgatgatgattactTCTTCTATTCTGATGATATGCCTAAGTTGGAGGAGATGGAAGTCGATTCGACATACCTTGACATACAGAACTTTGTTTGTTTAATCACACATGTCAAGCGGCTTTCATTATGCCTACCAGACCAAGCCGAAAATGTAACATGTTTCAATCTATATGTCGATCTCATTTAG
- the LOC125575262 gene encoding ribonuclease TUDOR 2-like isoform X1 translates to MRRKLMQRDVERLKLKPWIESVRSWINVGVEATILEQAERYATNQKLKIWENYVKGQELSNGSTALETKQKRHLYVLGGGRFYLQSVGDQKLASIQNHFASMCVKDDPIIASFNSKRGDILLAQFLLDYFWNRAMIVNAPRGAVEMIHLKCSTSIMETMK, encoded by the exons ATGAGACGCAAACTCATGCAGAGAGATGTCGAG AGATTGAAGTTGAAACCGTGGATTGAATCGGTACGTTCTTGGATCAATGTGGGAGTTGAAGCAACTATTCTTGAACAGGCAGAGAGATATGCTACAAACCAGAAACTGAAG ATTTGGGAGAATTATGTTAAAGGACAAGAACTATCAAATGGAAGTACAGCCttagaaaccaaacaaaaaagacACCTCT ATGTACTTGGCGGTGGTCGATTCTATCTTCAGTCGGTTGGAGACCAGAAACTAGCTTCGATTCAGAACCATTTTGCATCCATGTGTGTTAAAGATGATCCCATCATCGCATCCTTCAACTCTAAGAGAGGTGATATCCTTCTTGCACAGTTTCTCCTTGACTACTTTTGGAACCGTGCAATG ATTGTGAATGCACCACGAGGAGCTGTTGAGATGATACATTTGAAGTGTTCTACATCGATTATGGAAACCATGAAGTAG
- the LOC125575262 gene encoding ribonuclease TUDOR 1-like isoform X2: MRRKLMQRDVERLKLKPWIESVRSWINVGVEATILEQAERYATNQKLKIWENYVKGQELSNGSTALETKQKRHLYVLGGGRFYLQSVGDQKLASIQNHFASMCVKDDPIIASFNSKRDCECTTRSC, translated from the exons ATGAGACGCAAACTCATGCAGAGAGATGTCGAG AGATTGAAGTTGAAACCGTGGATTGAATCGGTACGTTCTTGGATCAATGTGGGAGTTGAAGCAACTATTCTTGAACAGGCAGAGAGATATGCTACAAACCAGAAACTGAAG ATTTGGGAGAATTATGTTAAAGGACAAGAACTATCAAATGGAAGTACAGCCttagaaaccaaacaaaaaagacACCTCT ATGTACTTGGCGGTGGTCGATTCTATCTTCAGTCGGTTGGAGACCAGAAACTAGCTTCGATTCAGAACCATTTTGCATCCATGTGTGTTAAAGATGATCCCATCATCGCATCCTTCAACTCTAAGAGAG ATTGTGAATGCACCACGAGGAGCTGTTGA
- the LOC125602679 gene encoding uncharacterized protein LOC125602679, translated as MVGNDKTIHGEKYGCVDFFKQPAFDHPSMKNHTYHYKMRPISHSEEKRKRETNNTGFGYLWENGVGCPIGTVPIRRITKDDILGLNSLEDIYTPRSSYNTSTVGTSDPYYDQHHFAVGRTPNKGMVFNGATMELCITAPKVKPSQFSSARLHIQMGDDFIQMGITVNPLLYKDDQPRLFVYTKAGGQQCYNHQCDVGMISVRQDYPMGLSMLPASERGAKTSYFSSFGLIKDKANGNWWFEFGTDAEEIGFWPSNLFRQSSGNYVEWGGEVFTASLPGPQMGYGIFPFQQVRYDAYVKRVAILDNNYNFDTKVDYMESFSDDNRGYQVIDFVKSEFQDAGHIIFYGGPGLDH; from the exons ATGGTTGGAAATGATAAGACTATTCATGGAGAAAAATACGGATGCGTGGATTTCTTCAAGCAACCAGCATTTGATCACCCTTCTATGAAAAATCACACATACCATTACAAG ATGCGTCCGATATCCCATTccgaagaaaagagaaaaagagagacaaaCAATACTGGATTTGGTTACTTATGGGAGAATGGTGTGGGTTGTCCCATTGGTACGGTCCCTATACGAAGAATCACCAAAGACGATATCTTGGGATTAAACTCGTTAGAGGATATATATACACCTCGTAGTTCTTACAACACTAGTACCGTAGGTACTAGTGACCCGTATTACGACCAACATCAT TTTGCGGTGGGTCGCACACCGAACAAAGGAATGGTCTTCAATGGAGCAACAATGGAACTGTGTATAACCGCCCCTAAGGTTAAGCCTAGCCAATTCAGTAGTGCTCGGCTTCACATTCAGATGGGAGACGATTTCATACAAATGGGTATAACT GTAAATCCATTACTGTACAAGGATGACCAACCTCGGCTTTTCGTCTATACAAAA GCCGGTGGACAACAATGTTACAATCACCAATGTGACGTCGGAATGATAAGTGTTCGTCAAGATTATCCAATGGGCCTGTCAATGCTGCCAGCTTCTGAACGTGGTGCTAAGACAAGTTATTTCAGCTCATTCGGCCTAATCAAG GACAAAGCAAATGGGAACTGGTGGTTTGAGTTTGGTACAGACGCAGAAGAAATTGGTTTCTGGCCGTCGAACTTGTTTCGCCAAAGCTCTGGAAACTACGTCGAGTGGGGAGGAGAAGTGTTCACCGCATCACTACCTGGTCCTCAAATGGGATATGGAATTTTTCCATTTCAACAAGTACGTTACGACGCATATGTCAAACGTGTAGCCATACTCGATAATAATTATAACTTTGATACTAAAGTGGATTATATGGAATCATTTTCGGACGATAATCGAGGATACCAAGTGATCGACTTCGTAAAGTCTGAATTCCAAGATGCCGGTCATATAATCTTTTATGGTGGTCCAGGACTCGatcattaa